A single region of the Neisseriaceae bacterium genome encodes:
- the tsaE gene encoding tRNA (adenosine(37)-N6)-threonylcarbamoyltransferase complex ATPase subunit type 1 TsaE yields the protein MVDYNQNKIILRSEEDTHHLAQEFSLVIRLPLIVYLIGGLGAGKTFFVRSLLQALDFSGNVKSPTYSFLETYHTDIGLINHFDLYRFGYALEWYDLGFDDVVDTHSVNLIEWPEKISGIDLNPDIILNIDCKGLTRYVDIEGYSTRGRELVDQWIVR from the coding sequence ATGGTTGATTATAATCAGAATAAAATAATACTACGAAGTGAGGAAGATACTCATCATTTGGCTCAAGAGTTTTCTTTGGTAATAAGGCTACCTTTAATTGTTTATTTGATTGGAGGCTTGGGTGCAGGCAAGACTTTTTTCGTTCGTTCTTTACTTCAAGCTTTAGATTTTTCAGGTAATGTGAAAAGTCCTACTTATAGTTTTTTAGAAACATACCATACTGATATTGGTCTGATCAACCACTTTGATTTATATCGTTTTGGTTATGCACTGGAGTGGTATGATCTGGGATTTGATGATGTAGTTGATACTCATTCAGTTAATTTAATTGAGTGGCCAGAAAAAATCTCAGGGATAGATTTAAATCCAGATATCATATTAAACATAGACTGTAAAGGATTAACTCGTTATGTTGATATTGAAGGTTATTCAACAAGGGGAAGAGAACTGGTAGATCAATGGATAGTAAGATAA